One Cynocephalus volans isolate mCynVol1 chromosome 5, mCynVol1.pri, whole genome shotgun sequence DNA window includes the following coding sequences:
- the PTCRA gene encoding pre T-cell antigen receptor alpha translates to MAGTWLLLLLALGCPALPTGVDGTPFPSLAPPITLLVDGKQQTLVVCLVLNVSPPGLDSPIWFSAGNGSALNAFTYGPSPATDGTWTSLAQLSLPSEELATWEPLVCHTGPGAGGHSWSTQPLQLSGKASTVRTCLQEPLSGTPGQALRLGALRLLLFKLLLFDVLLTCSRLRARQPSARTLSAPRPIAAPSRSRRPHASPRLPPTAGGRGDGATTGRRLHSRCLGQEPRSPVWEEGTFSTDRAWAWCS, encoded by the exons GTGTGGATGGCACGCCCTTCCCTTCTCTGGCCCCACCAATCACGCTGCTGGTGGATGGGAAGCAGCAGACGCTGGTGGTCTGCCTGGTCCTCAATGTCTCACCCCCTGGCCTTGACAGTCCCATCTGGTTCTCAGCTGGCAATGGCAGTGCACTGAACGCCTTCACCTATGGCCCTTCCCCAGCAACGGATGGCACCTGGACTAGCTTGGCCCAGCTCTCCCTGCCCTCAGAGGAGCTGGCAACCTGGGAGCCCTTGGTCTGCCACactgggcctggggctgggggccacAGCTGGAGCACACAGCCCCTACAGTTGTCAG GAAAGGCTTCCACAGTCAGGACCTGCCTGCAGGAGCCTCTTAGCG GGACTCCGGGCCAGGCCCTGCGGCTGGGGGCGCTGCGGCTACTGCTCTTCAAGCTGCTGCTCTTCGACGTGCTCCTGACCTGCAGCCGCCTCCGCGCCCGCCAGCCCAGCGCGCGGACCCTCTCGGCCCCGCGGCCCATCGCCGCGCCTTCCCGTAGCCGCCGCCCGCACGCGAGCCCTCGGCTCCCACCGACCGCAGGTGGCCGCGGCGACGGAGCGACGACAGGCCGCCGGCTGCACAGCCGCTGTCTGGGTCAGGAGCCCCGGAGCCCAGTCTGGGAGGAGGGGACGTTCTCTACCGACCGAGCTTGGGCCTGGTGCTCGTGA